The genomic interval TATGTTTCACTTTAAACATGTTTTAAATATTGTTCAAAAAATACCCTATATTTTTTCTATATATCGTCAATATTTAACGATAAAAACAGTTGATTTTCATAATACAGTTGTGATTTTTACACATTTTCGTTATACTTTTGTGGGGATTAAAACTATCTTTAAAAATAATTTTTATTTTTTAGCACAATATTTTAGGGATTTTTATAGTAGTATACCTACTTTTACAAGTGAATGAAATAACAATTTTTGCAGATTAAACAAAGGGGATTTTTACATGAAGAATTTAGTCATACTCGGTGGCGGGTATGGTGGAATGCGCATGCTTCAAAGATTGCTGCCTAATCAGCTGCCTGAAAATGTTCGCATTACACTTATTGACCGCAATCCATATCACTGTATTAAAACAGAATATTATGCGCTAGCGGCAGGAACAATTTCCGATCACCATATTCGTGTTGCATTTCCTGAGCATCCACGCTTACAAAATGTATATGGTGAAGTATTATCCATTGATATGGACAAAAAACAAGTCATCTTAGAAAATCAAGAGCCTGTAGATTATGATGATTTAGTCATCGGGCTTGGCTGCGAAGATAAATACCACGGTATTCCAGGTGCAGATCTGCACACATTCAGTATTCAAACCATCGATAAATCTCGTCAAACCTATCAAGCACTGAATAATTTAGGAGCCGGCGCAACAGTTTCCATCATTGGTGGAGGACTTAGCGGGGTTGAATTAGCAAGTGAATTAATCGAAAGCCGTCCCGACTTAAAAATCAGATTATTTGACCGTGGACCGCATATTTTATCCGCTTTTCCAGAACATTTAAGCGTATTTGTAGAATCTTGGTTTGCTAAAAATAATATTGAAGTTGTTCACCATTCTAATATTACAAAAGTTGAGCCAAACACTTTATACAATGGTGAAGAAGCTGTTCATAGTGATGTTATCGTTTGGACAGCTGGTATCCAACCTAGCAAAATTATTAGAGATATGGATATCGAAAAAGATGGACAAGGCAGAGCCGTATTAACGCCACAACACTTCTTACCAAATAACGACAGTTTATTCGTTGTAGGAGACTGTGCAAGCTTGCCATTTGCTCCAAGTGCTCAATTAGCGGAAGCACAAGCAGAACAAATCGTTCAAGTTCTTGTAAAAAAATGGGCAAATGAACCACTTCCAGAAAGCTTCCCTCCTATGAAATTAAAAGGAACTCTTGGTTCATTAGGGAAAAAACAAGGATTCGGCTTAGTTGGTAATCGTGCCATTACAGGAAGATTTGCTCGATTAATTAAATCTGGTATCCTGTGGGCTTATAAATACCATAACAATTAATACTTAAATATAGATTGAAAAGTTTTGAAGCAGGATGCTTCAAAACTTTTTTTATAAAGATTAGACAGTTTCTTGCTTATACCCGCATTGAATCATTTTATCGACGACCGTTTTCAAACGCACATTTCCTTCTGCTACAATTTCATCTTCAATTAATACAAGTGGGTAGAACAAATCTTCTTCGATGATCTTTAACGAAAACTCCTTTTCTTTCGTAGAAGCTGGCGGATGATGAATATCAATGTAAGTAATGGAAAATGGCTGATTAGGAAATTTTCTTTGCAACGCTGATTCAAGCCACTCACAGGTATCTTTTGAAGATGGTAAGTTTACACAACTCGCACAAATTTGTTCAGCACCGTATACTTGAATGTCGATAGATCTCTGTTCCATATAAACCTCCATTTTTCTGATTGGAATTATTAGTATTGTATCTCTTTTTTTTATATAAAGATAGATTATTTTTCCGCTAAGTTCTAATTGGATTTTTTATAACCTTCGCATTATAATATGATTAGGAAAGGAGTCGATGGCAATGACTGAACAAACAATGGAAAGTCAAGTTCAAGAAGTACTTGATAAACTTCGTCCGTTTCTTCTTCGCGATGGCGGTGACTGTGAACTTGTCGATGTAGAAGATGGAATTGTTAAATTACGTTTGCTTGGAGCTTGCGGTAGCTGCCCAAGTTCAACGATTACATTAAAAGCAGGAATTGAACGTGCACTTCTTGAAGAAGTTCCTGGTGTTATTGAAGTTGAACAAGTATTCTAATTGTTATAAAAGCTAATGCTGATTTTCTTCATGTTGTATGGATATACATACACTTGAAGAAAATCAGCTTTTTTATTAGCTCTATCTTAAACAAAGAAACGAGCAGGATGAACATATCCCCCTGCTCGTTTCTTCTTATAGAAAACTTAACTCTTCCTTATCTGCTTCTGATAAAATCATTGTTTGGCTTCCTTTGTTATCAATCAGAAGTTCCTTAATAACGAAATCCGGGAATTTATTGGATAATTTTTCTTGCACTTGCTCCGCTTGCGCTTCAGGAACCAGACAAAGGACGGTTGGACCTGCACCGCTTAACGCTGTACCATAAGCTCCATTTTGAGCAGCTATTTCCTCAATTTGAGCCAAATGTGGCACTATTGGAGCGCGGTATGGTTGATGAAAACGATCTCTCTGCATCATTTGACCAACAAGTTTCCAATTATCCGAAACAATTGCTGCAAGCAGCATATTGGCAGCTGCACTTCCTTCAATCGCTTCCTTATAGGCTAATGTCTTTGGTAACACGCTTCTTGAATCTTCTGTTAGAAGTTCAAAATTTGGAATCGCTACAATCACTTTGACACCTTTGATTGGAAACGATACAATATCGGTTTGCTCCTCCGTATGCAGGCCGACAACAAGCCCGCCATAAACAGAAGCTCCGCCATTATCCGGATGGCCTTCAAAAAGTGAAGCATGTCGGCCTTTTTCATCATCCGTTAAGTGTAATTCTGCGACTAAATTGGCTAATTCAATACCAGCGACAATCGCCGATGCACTGCTTCCTAATCCACGTGCCAGTGGGATTTCGCTTGAAACAAACAGACGACATGGCGCTAACTCTTTTCCATAGAAGGCTGCTGTTTTCTTTGCGATTTGAACAATATAATTGCTTTCATCTTTCGGAAAAGCAGCCATTTCCTC from Peribacillus asahii carries:
- the thrB gene encoding homoserine kinase; translated protein: MSQESEMFLIRVPASTANLGPGFDSIGLALGLYLEIHGSLSDRWEVVPLTEEMAAFPKDESNYIVQIAKKTAAFYGKELAPCRLFVSSEIPLARGLGSSASAIVAGIELANLVAELHLTDDEKGRHASLFEGHPDNGGASVYGGLVVGLHTEEQTDIVSFPIKGVKVIVAIPNFELLTEDSRSVLPKTLAYKEAIEGSAAANMLLAAIVSDNWKLVGQMMQRDRFHQPYRAPIVPHLAQIEEIAAQNGAYGTALSGAGPTVLCLVPEAQAEQVQEKLSNKFPDFVIKELLIDNKGSQTMILSEADKEELSFL
- a CDS encoding NAD(P)/FAD-dependent oxidoreductase; translated protein: MKNLVILGGGYGGMRMLQRLLPNQLPENVRITLIDRNPYHCIKTEYYALAAGTISDHHIRVAFPEHPRLQNVYGEVLSIDMDKKQVILENQEPVDYDDLVIGLGCEDKYHGIPGADLHTFSIQTIDKSRQTYQALNNLGAGATVSIIGGGLSGVELASELIESRPDLKIRLFDRGPHILSAFPEHLSVFVESWFAKNNIEVVHHSNITKVEPNTLYNGEEAVHSDVIVWTAGIQPSKIIRDMDIEKDGQGRAVLTPQHFLPNNDSLFVVGDCASLPFAPSAQLAEAQAEQIVQVLVKKWANEPLPESFPPMKLKGTLGSLGKKQGFGLVGNRAITGRFARLIKSGILWAYKYHNN
- a CDS encoding NifU family protein, which codes for MAMTEQTMESQVQEVLDKLRPFLLRDGGDCELVDVEDGIVKLRLLGACGSCPSSTITLKAGIERALLEEVPGVIEVEQVF
- a CDS encoding YuzD family protein, with translation MEQRSIDIQVYGAEQICASCVNLPSSKDTCEWLESALQRKFPNQPFSITYIDIHHPPASTKEKEFSLKIIEEDLFYPLVLIEDEIVAEGNVRLKTVVDKMIQCGYKQETV